In one Brevibacterium sp. CBA3109 genomic region, the following are encoded:
- the proC gene encoding pyrroline-5-carboxylate reductase, whose translation MTSIASIGTGNMGTALIKGIMSADEKLDVRATTNSATSAKRLAAELPSATITSLEDDAEANSKAAAGADFVFLGVKPWMMADTVADLAPSLSANSVLVSMAAGVAMADLATLAPKNKIVRIMPNTPSSIGHGVIALAPSAEVDETTVDTLRTLLSGAGLVVALDETEIPAMTGISGSGVAYFFLLAETMIAAGVKMGLSEETAKQMVVATADGAGRLLSEKPDPSAQRQAVSSKGGTTLAGLQTFIDAGLFDTAEAAVQAAGNRSLEMEKENSKVING comes from the coding sequence TTGACCTCCATCGCCTCCATCGGCACCGGAAACATGGGCACGGCACTGATCAAGGGAATCATGAGCGCCGACGAGAAGCTCGACGTTCGCGCGACGACCAATTCGGCCACCTCGGCGAAGCGACTCGCTGCGGAGCTCCCGAGTGCGACCATCACCTCGCTGGAGGACGATGCCGAGGCCAACAGCAAGGCCGCCGCTGGAGCGGACTTCGTCTTCCTCGGCGTCAAGCCGTGGATGATGGCCGACACAGTGGCCGACCTCGCCCCGAGCCTGAGCGCGAACAGCGTGCTCGTCTCGATGGCTGCCGGTGTCGCCATGGCCGACCTGGCCACACTGGCACCGAAGAACAAGATCGTGCGGATCATGCCCAATACCCCCAGCTCCATCGGGCACGGTGTGATCGCTCTTGCACCCTCCGCCGAGGTGGACGAGACCACAGTGGACACACTGCGGACGCTGCTGTCTGGAGCCGGTCTCGTCGTGGCCCTTGATGAAACCGAGATCCCCGCCATGACCGGGATCTCCGGTTCAGGAGTGGCCTACTTCTTCCTCCTCGCCGAAACGATGATCGCCGCTGGCGTGAAGATGGGGCTCAGCGAGGAGACGGCCAAGCAGATGGTCGTGGCCACAGCGGACGGAGCCGGTCGGCTCCTCAGTGAGAAGCCGGACCCGAGCGCACAGCGTCAGGCCGTCAGCAGCAAGGGCGGCACCACGCTCGCCGGACTGCAGACCTTCATCGATGCGGGGCTCTTCGACACCGCCGAGGCGGCTGTGCAGGCTGCAGGCAACCGTTCCCTCGAAATGGAGAAAGAGAACTCCAAGGTCATCAACGGTTGA
- a CDS encoding LuxR C-terminal-related transcriptional regulator, whose amino-acid sequence MDVQAREARALKAETRRLFAEAVDSLHRSGTGDVVFGGMVEEGEVSVQAVAGGGQDRLSSLIVSTGRGLGGRALTEGTPQLTKDYGLDPFITHHYDEQILGEGIQVLIAVPTLRGGDVTGMIYCGHRKNYNAAAPQTSDLVKRVRQLSVDLGRLGQPRPTEEPVDPEHRYSDLESSSREALRRTYAELRSIRSGVDENEMRQRLTVVENRLADILSGHNSDLFPNPSPAVSLSPRETDILSHVALGWSNARIAAGLGLRESTVKSYLNTAMVKLSASTRHEAVSIARSAGGLP is encoded by the coding sequence ATGGATGTCCAAGCCAGAGAAGCTCGGGCGCTGAAGGCCGAGACGCGTCGGCTCTTCGCTGAAGCCGTTGATTCCCTGCATCGAAGCGGGACCGGTGATGTCGTCTTCGGCGGCATGGTCGAAGAAGGCGAGGTCTCTGTGCAAGCGGTGGCCGGAGGCGGCCAAGATCGCCTGTCCTCGCTTATCGTCAGCACCGGACGCGGCCTCGGTGGACGTGCCCTCACCGAAGGCACCCCACAGCTGACCAAAGACTACGGGCTCGATCCCTTCATCACCCATCACTACGACGAGCAGATCCTCGGAGAGGGGATCCAGGTTCTCATCGCTGTGCCGACCCTGCGCGGCGGTGACGTCACAGGGATGATCTACTGCGGTCACCGCAAGAACTACAATGCGGCGGCCCCGCAGACCAGCGACCTGGTCAAACGTGTCAGGCAGCTGTCAGTGGATCTGGGTCGGCTCGGTCAGCCCCGACCGACCGAGGAACCGGTCGACCCTGAGCATCGGTACTCCGACCTCGAGTCTTCGAGCAGGGAAGCTCTGCGCCGCACCTACGCGGAACTGCGCTCAATCCGTTCAGGCGTCGATGAGAACGAGATGCGCCAGCGGCTGACCGTCGTGGAGAATCGCCTGGCCGATATCCTCTCCGGCCACAATTCGGATCTGTTTCCGAACCCGTCGCCTGCTGTCAGCCTCTCCCCCAGGGAAACCGACATTCTCTCGCACGTGGCACTGGGATGGTCGAATGCCCGGATCGCCGCGGGGCTGGGGCTTCGGGAGTCAACCGTGAAGTCCTACCTGAACACGGCCATGGTCAAGCTCTCGGCCAGCACCCGGCATGAGGCGGTGTCCATCGCGAGGTCGGCCGGGGGCCTCCCCTGA
- a CDS encoding DUF485 domain-containing protein encodes MTDPVSTRVDFLVEEENPEFKALKRKRFSVVIPLSIGFMAWYFLYVILSTYAHDFMSTKVVGEINLGLVLGLLQFVTTFAITMFYVSFANKKLDPPASAIRERLQQQSEGTTP; translated from the coding sequence ATGACCGATCCCGTCAGCACTCGGGTCGATTTCCTCGTCGAAGAGGAGAATCCCGAATTCAAAGCACTGAAGCGCAAGAGGTTCTCGGTGGTGATACCACTGTCGATCGGATTCATGGCGTGGTACTTCCTCTACGTCATCCTGAGCACCTACGCGCACGATTTCATGTCCACGAAGGTCGTCGGAGAGATCAATCTCGGCCTGGTCCTCGGCCTCCTGCAGTTCGTGACGACCTTCGCAATCACGATGTTCTACGTCTCGTTCGCGAACAAGAAGCTCGATCCGCCGGCATCGGCGATCCGTGAACGCCTCCAGCAGCAGTCGGAAGGAACCACGCCATGA
- a CDS encoding cation acetate symporter: MSAIAIEDLFASGLDKVSQGVTEVENNPVLNITIFAAFVAVTMFIVLRASKNNKSASDYYAGGRSFTGPQNGFAISGDYLSAASFLGICGAIAVNGYDGFLYSIGFLVAWLVALLIVAELMRNTGKFTMADVLSFRLKQRPVRMAAALSTLAVCFFYLLAQMAGAGGLVSLLMGIDSKVGQSLVVAVVGALMIIYVLVGGMKGTTWVQIVKAVLLIAGAFAMTIWVLALNGFNLSTLLASAVENSGVGEEILAPGQKYGENPLDFISLALALVLGTAGLPHVLMRFYTVPSAKEARRSVVWAIWLIGLFYLFTLVLGYGASALVGAEAIENAPGGVNSAAPLLALHLGGPVLMGFISAVAFATILAVVAGLAITAAASFAHDIYASVIKKGKVDDPDAEVKIARRTVIVIGAVAIIGGIGVQGQNIAFLVALAFAVAASANLPTIIYSLFWKRFTTRGAVWSIYGGLGSAILLIAFSPVVSGSETAMIAGADFAIFPLSNPGIISIPLGFILGWIASITDKTVESPELAAEMDVRAHTGFGAEEAVEH; the protein is encoded by the coding sequence ATGAGCGCCATTGCCATAGAAGACCTGTTCGCCTCCGGCCTCGACAAAGTGTCCCAAGGCGTGACTGAGGTGGAGAACAACCCGGTTCTCAACATCACGATCTTCGCCGCCTTCGTCGCGGTGACGATGTTCATCGTCCTGCGGGCCAGTAAGAACAACAAGTCGGCATCCGACTATTACGCGGGTGGGCGGTCCTTCACCGGACCGCAGAACGGTTTTGCGATCTCGGGTGACTATCTGTCCGCGGCTTCGTTCCTCGGTATCTGCGGGGCCATCGCAGTCAATGGCTACGACGGTTTCCTGTACTCGATCGGCTTCCTCGTCGCATGGCTCGTCGCCCTGCTCATCGTTGCCGAGCTGATGCGCAACACGGGCAAGTTCACGATGGCCGATGTGCTCTCGTTCCGCCTCAAGCAGCGCCCCGTGCGGATGGCTGCAGCCCTGTCGACCCTGGCTGTCTGCTTCTTCTATCTCCTGGCACAGATGGCAGGAGCAGGCGGACTCGTGTCGCTGCTCATGGGCATCGACAGCAAGGTCGGGCAGTCGCTGGTCGTCGCCGTGGTCGGTGCGCTCATGATCATCTACGTGCTCGTCGGAGGCATGAAGGGAACCACCTGGGTGCAGATCGTCAAGGCGGTCCTGCTCATAGCGGGCGCGTTCGCAATGACGATCTGGGTGCTCGCACTCAACGGATTCAATCTTTCGACCCTCCTGGCCTCCGCGGTCGAGAATTCAGGCGTGGGTGAGGAGATCCTGGCCCCCGGTCAGAAGTACGGAGAGAATCCTCTCGACTTCATCTCCCTGGCGCTGGCTCTGGTGCTCGGCACGGCTGGTCTGCCACACGTTCTCATGCGCTTCTACACGGTGCCTTCGGCGAAGGAAGCCCGTCGCTCTGTCGTCTGGGCGATCTGGCTCATCGGTCTCTTCTATCTGTTCACCCTCGTCCTCGGTTACGGTGCGTCAGCTCTCGTCGGTGCTGAGGCGATCGAGAACGCACCCGGGGGAGTGAATTCGGCGGCACCGCTGCTGGCACTCCACCTCGGCGGGCCCGTTCTCATGGGCTTCATCTCTGCCGTGGCATTCGCGACGATTCTCGCCGTCGTCGCGGGCCTCGCGATCACGGCGGCCGCTTCGTTCGCCCACGACATCTACGCGAGTGTCATCAAGAAGGGCAAGGTCGACGACCCCGACGCCGAGGTCAAAATCGCGCGTCGCACGGTCATCGTCATCGGTGCCGTGGCGATCATCGGCGGCATCGGAGTCCAAGGCCAGAACATCGCATTCCTGGTGGCGCTCGCCTTCGCCGTCGCGGCCAGTGCGAACCTGCCGACGATCATCTACTCGCTGTTCTGGAAGCGCTTCACGACTCGTGGTGCGGTCTGGTCGATCTACGGCGGTCTCGGCTCGGCGATTCTGCTGATCGCGTTCTCCCCGGTCGTCTCCGGTTCCGAGACCGCGATGATCGCGGGAGCCGACTTCGCGATCTTCCCGCTGTCGAATCCCGGCATCATCTCGATCCCGCTGGGCTTCATCCTCGGCTGGATTGCGTCGATCACCGACAAGACCGTCGAGAGCCCGGAGCTGGCAGCTGAGATGGACGTGCGCGCCCACACCGGTTTCGGCGCCGAGGAGGCTGTCGAACACTGA
- a CDS encoding potassium channel family protein: MANEHTSILVIGLGRFGSSTAATLAKLGREVMAIEHSAELVKDWSGKLTHVVEADATNIDALRQVGAGDFSTAVVGIGTSIEDSVLTTANLVDLGVGQVWAKAISPSHGKILHRIGAHHVLYPESDAGRRVAHLVSSRMMEYIEFDEGHFAVVKMRPPREIQGFTLSESGVRDRYGVTIVGIKSPGRDFTYAEPTTRVGKQDLLIVAGHVELLGRFAGRP; encoded by the coding sequence TTGGCTAACGAACACACCTCAATCCTGGTCATCGGTCTCGGACGCTTCGGATCGTCGACCGCCGCCACCCTGGCCAAACTGGGCCGTGAGGTCATGGCGATCGAGCACAGTGCCGAACTTGTCAAGGACTGGAGTGGAAAGCTCACCCACGTCGTCGAGGCCGATGCCACGAACATCGATGCGCTGCGCCAGGTAGGTGCCGGTGACTTCTCCACGGCTGTGGTCGGCATCGGCACGTCGATCGAGGACAGCGTGCTGACGACGGCCAACCTCGTCGATCTGGGTGTGGGGCAGGTGTGGGCGAAGGCCATCTCCCCCTCACACGGAAAAATCCTCCACCGCATCGGCGCCCACCATGTGCTCTACCCCGAATCGGATGCCGGCCGGCGAGTGGCGCATCTGGTGAGCTCACGGATGATGGAGTACATCGAATTCGACGAAGGTCACTTCGCGGTGGTGAAGATGCGGCCCCCGCGTGAGATCCAGGGCTTCACTCTCAGTGAGTCGGGTGTCCGCGACAGGTACGGGGTCACGATCGTGGGCATCAAGAGTCCCGGCCGCGACTTCACCTACGCCGAGCCCACGACCCGTGTGGGCAAGCAGGACCTGCTCATCGTCGCCGGCCACGTAGAGCTGCTGGGCCGCTTCGCCGGCCGACCATAG
- a CDS encoding TrkH family potassium uptake protein, with the protein MELVSKNSTPRFDLILRPGRWARDFVDELAVASPARLAIGSFIAVVAFFAILLMLPASMRDPGSVPQTQHIANAVFVAVSAVCVTGLTPVVTETYWSDFGISVITAGIQVGGLGILTLASVLGMAVSRRLGVRQRLIAQQATSALNLGQVGTLLKAVVITIVTAESILAVLFFPRFLMRGETIGDAVWYSVFYSISSFNNAGFTIHPGGGAYFASDPWILSLIMIGVFVGALGFPVVLMVAINWNHPKKWDLHTKLTLTTTTAILAIGLLFLLIFESANPATLGDKNAGHTFVEILFMAVMPRSGGFSTMEIADMSQSSHLLMDLMMFIGGGSSSTAGGIKVTTVAVLILAAFAEARGLQDVHVFGRRLTSSTIKLSISVLLTGAIIVFIGTLAMLQISAEPLDRVLFEVISAFGTVGLSSGVSATVNEAGLYCLSVIMLIGRLGTITLAAALSMRDTARLYRYPEERPVVG; encoded by the coding sequence ATGGAGCTTGTGTCCAAGAATTCCACGCCGCGCTTCGACCTGATCCTGCGACCAGGTCGGTGGGCGCGCGACTTCGTCGACGAACTCGCCGTCGCTTCGCCTGCCCGCCTGGCGATCGGATCCTTCATCGCGGTGGTGGCATTCTTCGCGATCCTGCTGATGCTGCCTGCGAGCATGCGCGACCCCGGTTCGGTCCCGCAGACGCAACACATCGCGAATGCCGTCTTCGTGGCTGTCTCTGCCGTCTGTGTGACCGGGCTGACCCCGGTGGTGACGGAGACCTACTGGTCCGATTTCGGGATCTCGGTCATCACCGCCGGTATCCAGGTGGGCGGCCTGGGCATCCTCACTCTCGCCTCGGTGCTGGGCATGGCGGTCTCACGCCGACTGGGGGTCCGGCAGCGCCTCATCGCCCAGCAGGCCACCTCGGCGCTCAATTTGGGGCAGGTGGGCACGCTGCTGAAGGCCGTTGTGATCACGATCGTCACAGCCGAATCGATTCTGGCGGTGCTGTTCTTCCCGCGATTCCTGATGCGGGGCGAGACCATCGGCGACGCCGTCTGGTATTCGGTCTTCTACTCGATCTCATCGTTCAACAACGCAGGCTTCACGATTCACCCCGGCGGAGGCGCCTACTTCGCCTCCGATCCGTGGATCCTCTCCCTGATCATGATCGGCGTCTTCGTCGGCGCCCTCGGATTCCCTGTCGTCCTCATGGTGGCGATCAACTGGAACCATCCGAAGAAGTGGGATCTGCACACAAAGCTGACGCTGACGACGACGACCGCAATCCTTGCCATCGGCCTCCTGTTCCTCCTCATCTTCGAGTCCGCCAACCCTGCCACCCTCGGTGACAAGAACGCGGGTCATACCTTCGTTGAGATCCTGTTCATGGCGGTGATGCCGCGCTCGGGCGGGTTCTCAACGATGGAGATCGCGGATATGAGCCAGTCCTCGCATCTGCTCATGGATCTTATGATGTTCATCGGGGGAGGTTCCTCGTCAACGGCCGGCGGCATCAAAGTCACGACGGTGGCGGTGCTGATTCTCGCTGCCTTCGCCGAAGCGCGCGGCCTGCAGGACGTGCACGTCTTCGGCCGGCGCCTGACCTCGTCGACGATCAAGCTCTCGATCTCGGTTCTGCTCACGGGTGCGATCATCGTCTTCATCGGCACTCTGGCGATGCTCCAGATCAGCGCCGAGCCGCTGGACAGGGTCCTGTTCGAGGTGATCTCCGCATTCGGCACCGTCGGGTTGAGTTCCGGGGTCTCTGCCACCGTCAATGAGGCGGGTCTGTACTGCCTGTCCGTGATCATGCTCATCGGTAGGCTCGGTACGATTACACTGGCGGCAGCCCTGTCCATGCGAGACACTGCACGCCTGTACCGTTACCCCGAAGAAAGGCCGGTCGTTGGCTAA
- a CDS encoding acetoin utilization protein AcuC, with protein MVPMVDSDVYVVWDDAVTGYNFGPSHPMHPLRLDLTAKLAMDFGLFDADNVHVRGVNEIEESTLGNLHTADFIAAVKKVGDGGGLSDEEAKKYGIGTEDVPGFENMHAASAMLFQGSVDSARAIISGDYSHAVNFTGGMHHAMPDHASGFCVYNDIAGAITEFLGAGYERIAYIDLDAHHGDGVEKFFWDDSRVLTISMHESGKFLFPGSGYPADIGGLRAAASAANIALPPRTLDADWLRAFDATIPAIIGGFEPQVIVSQHGCDGHRNDPLTHMRLSVDAMRVATEWVRDLAAEYSDGKWLATGGGGYAIIDVVPRAWTNVLAISAGLDIDPGARIPGRWANYAQTKTGREAPMSMTDGFDGSFTRWSNGYDPESELDRAVMGTRKNLFPFFGLDAYFD; from the coding sequence ATGGTCCCCATGGTCGATAGCGATGTGTACGTCGTCTGGGACGATGCGGTGACCGGGTACAACTTCGGTCCCAGCCACCCCATGCATCCCCTGAGACTCGATCTGACCGCGAAGCTGGCCATGGACTTCGGCCTCTTCGATGCCGACAACGTCCACGTCCGGGGTGTCAATGAGATCGAAGAGAGCACACTCGGCAACCTCCACACCGCGGACTTCATCGCAGCGGTGAAGAAGGTCGGCGACGGAGGCGGACTCAGCGACGAAGAAGCGAAGAAGTACGGCATCGGCACCGAAGACGTTCCCGGCTTCGAAAACATGCATGCCGCCTCGGCGATGCTGTTCCAGGGATCGGTCGACTCGGCGCGGGCCATCATCTCCGGCGACTACTCTCACGCCGTGAACTTCACCGGCGGAATGCACCATGCGATGCCCGATCACGCGAGCGGCTTCTGCGTCTACAACGACATCGCCGGAGCCATCACCGAATTTCTGGGCGCGGGATACGAACGCATCGCCTACATCGACCTTGACGCCCACCACGGCGATGGTGTGGAGAAGTTCTTCTGGGACGATTCCCGAGTGCTGACGATCTCTATGCACGAATCGGGGAAGTTCCTGTTTCCCGGCTCCGGCTACCCCGCCGACATCGGCGGACTGCGCGCGGCCGCCTCGGCGGCGAACATCGCGCTGCCTCCGCGCACGCTCGATGCGGACTGGCTGCGGGCCTTCGATGCCACGATCCCCGCGATCATCGGCGGATTCGAGCCGCAGGTCATCGTCTCCCAGCACGGTTGCGACGGACACCGCAACGACCCTCTGACGCACATGCGGCTCAGCGTTGATGCGATGCGGGTGGCCACAGAATGGGTCCGCGACCTGGCCGCCGAATACTCGGACGGAAAATGGCTGGCGACCGGGGGAGGAGGCTATGCGATCATCGACGTGGTGCCCCGCGCCTGGACCAACGTGCTCGCGATCTCCGCAGGGCTCGACATCGATCCAGGTGCTCGCATTCCGGGCCGCTGGGCAAACTATGCGCAGACGAAGACCGGGCGGGAAGCGCCCATGTCGATGACCGACGGATTCGACGGATCATTCACCCGCTGGTCGAACGGCTACGACCCCGAATCCGAACTCGACCGCGCCGTAATGGGCACCCGGAAGAACCTGTTCCCGTTCTTCGGCCTCGACGCCTACTTCGACTGA
- a CDS encoding 30S ribosomal protein bS22: protein MGSVIKKRRKRMSKKKHRKQLRKTRHQRRNKK from the coding sequence GTGGGCTCAGTCATCAAGAAGCGCCGCAAGCGTATGTCCAAGAAGAAGCACCGTAAGCAGCTTCGCAAGACACGTCACCAGCGTCGCAACAAGAAGTAA
- a CDS encoding glutaredoxin family protein — protein sequence MVTLTFLTRADCHLCETARDAIAEAVAGRDVSVSEIDIDSDDDLAGQYGWDVPVVLLNGRQHSFHRVDSDRLSRALEALGA from the coding sequence GTGGTCACATTGACCTTCCTGACACGCGCCGACTGCCACCTGTGCGAAACCGCCAGGGATGCCATCGCCGAGGCTGTGGCCGGCAGAGACGTCAGCGTGAGTGAGATCGACATCGACAGCGATGATGATCTTGCCGGACAGTACGGCTGGGACGTCCCAGTCGTGCTGCTCAACGGTCGGCAGCACAGCTTCCATCGGGTCGATTCGGACCGGCTGTCGAGAGCCCTAGAGGCTTTGGGCGCATGA
- a CDS encoding redox-sensing transcriptional repressor Rex, which translates to MGEILSANSIEGVVRKDVPERVISRLPIYLQTVETIAATGQATISSEALAARSGVSSSILRKDLSQLGRSGRRGVGYSCEDLASTLRTFLGLDRARSVAIIGAGRLGSALADYAGFKRRGLSLTAIFDTDEAKIGTVIGTLPVSDLTELATWPEDIDLVVMAVPASAAPAAAHIAAEAGVRGILNFAPTVLDAPDSIRVHQVDLASELQVLAYYSALDSAPLNPGFEEHRN; encoded by the coding sequence GTGGGCGAGATACTGTCCGCCAACAGCATTGAGGGTGTCGTTCGCAAGGACGTGCCCGAACGCGTCATCTCCCGACTCCCGATCTACCTGCAGACGGTTGAGACGATCGCCGCAACGGGCCAGGCAACGATCTCCTCGGAGGCGTTGGCGGCCCGCAGCGGCGTGTCGTCGTCGATCCTGCGCAAGGACCTGTCTCAACTGGGACGCTCGGGTCGTCGCGGAGTCGGCTACTCCTGTGAGGACCTCGCCTCGACTCTGCGCACATTCCTCGGTCTCGACCGGGCGCGCAGCGTTGCCATCATCGGCGCCGGCCGCCTGGGTTCGGCCCTGGCCGACTACGCAGGATTCAAACGCCGCGGACTCTCACTCACCGCAATCTTCGACACCGATGAGGCCAAGATCGGAACCGTGATCGGCACTCTGCCGGTCTCCGACCTCACCGAACTTGCCACCTGGCCCGAGGACATCGACCTCGTCGTCATGGCAGTACCCGCGTCCGCGGCACCGGCGGCGGCACACATCGCCGCCGAGGCAGGCGTACGCGGCATTCTGAACTTCGCACCCACCGTGCTCGACGCCCCGGATTCTATCCGCGTGCATCAGGTCGATCTGGCCAGTGAGCTGCAAGTACTCGCATACTATTCGGCGCTTGATTCGGCACCGCTCAATCCAGGTTTTGAGGAGCACAGGAATTGA